The DNA sequence ACGCGTTTCTGCCGAGCGCATTTTTACCACCGGCTCACCCGCCAGCACGCCCTCTTCCATCCCGCTGATCCTGCTGTTGGTGTGGATCCCTTTCATCAGCAGCAGATAGCGTGACGCGGCCCCCACCCAATTACGGATCGTCACCGGCGTATTTTTACTGCCGCTGGCGGTAATGACCCGCCGCATGATCTTCATCCGCTTGTGGATATCACCAATATTGTCGACCGGTTTTTCGAAGAAGAGATGAAACTGCGGCGGGACATATTCCTGGCGGGTGTTCTGGATGAGAAACGTTTCGCAAGCCTGGGTAATCAGCGTCAGAGAAAGCGTGTTCAGCGCCTGTAAACGCCGGTTAACGTTCTGCCAGCGTGCGGATTCCATCATCAGATGGGTGCGCATGCCGTTCAGTGCGGCAGTGCGACGTACCAGACCGGTCCAGGCTTTATCCACCTCTTCTTTGTCGGCATGCGCCACGCAAAGCTGCATCAGCTTATAGTGATCCACCAGCAGGCCATCGATAGCGCGATCGATATCCTGCTTGATTGAGCGAGGTGAAAACAGCATGTCGGCCAGAATGGCGCAAACGATGCCGATGATAATTTCGCTACAGCGTTCTACGGCAAACTGCGGTGCCAGCAGCAAAGAACCGTTGGCATCCACGCTGACCACGATAATCAGCGCGGTATAGCCTGCAAGTCCCAATGCATAGGAGTTTTCGACTTTGATAAGCGAGGAGAGCCAGACGCAAAAACCGGCCCACAGACAGCAAAGCAGCAGCATCACGACGGGCGCGCGAATGGTGGCGATCATAATCGTCAGCGCGGCAATACAGCCAAGAAAAGTGCCGACAATACGCAGCAGGCCGCGATGACGCAGCGCGCCAGAAAAAGGATCGCCACCCGCTGCGAAAGCCGTACCGCCTGCGACGATACAGGCGGTCATTACCGCCCAGCGAGGCGTTTCCAGATTGAAGTGAAAACCGATCAGCAGCGCCAGCAGAATGGCAAAAGTGAGCTTGATCGGAAATCGCAGACGATACCACAACATAGGCTTAGCCGAACTCGCGCAGACGATGTATCAGCTTCATCATCGGTGACATCTCGCCCGACTGGCGATCTTTCTCGCCGGTGATGATTACCGTCGCCGTGGTGCCGGATGGATACAGATTGCCCGGCTGCTGATCCAGATGAATACGCACCGGCACACGCTGTGCCAAACGCACCCATTCAAGGTTGGAGTCGATGGTCGCCATACCTTTGCTGTCAACGGTGCTGCTGCTGTTGGTGACACCCGCAGCGATACTGTCGACGGTACCATGCAGCACGCGGTTGCTGCCCAGCGGGGTAATTTCAACACGGTAGCCCGGACGCACGCCGTCCAGCTTGGTTTCTTCCATATAGGCCAGCACGTAGAAGGTATGCTGCTGAACCAGCGCGACGGCTGTCGATCCGCGGGTAATAAACTCGCCGCCGTAAACGTTAAGGTTAGTCACCCAGCCGTCTGACGGCGCTTTCACCACGGTCCTTTCAAGATCCAGTTTGGCCGTGTCACGCGTGGCGACAGCTTTCGCCAGCTGATGCTCGGTGGTTTGATAATCATTATTTGCCTGCTCGATAGCCTCACGGGACATCGCTGAAACGCCCAGTTGG is a window from the Pantoea sp. CCBC3-3-1 genome containing:
- the aaeA gene encoding p-hydroxybenzoic acid efflux pump subunit AaeA, whose product is MKALTRKISRFAITIILVIIAVLLIFRAWVFYTESPWTRDAKFNADVVAIAPDVSGLITDVRVRDNQLVKKGQVLFVVDQPRYQQALNQAEADVAYYQALVSEKRREATRRNQLGVSAMSREAIEQANNDYQTTEHQLAKAVATRDTAKLDLERTVVKAPSDGWVTNLNVYGGEFITRGSTAVALVQQHTFYVLAYMEETKLDGVRPGYRVEITPLGSNRVLHGTVDSIAAGVTNSSSTVDSKGMATIDSNLEWVRLAQRVPVRIHLDQQPGNLYPSGTTATVIITGEKDRQSGEMSPMMKLIHRLREFG
- the aaeB gene encoding p-hydroxybenzoic acid efflux pump subunit AaeB, giving the protein MLWYRLRFPIKLTFAILLALLIGFHFNLETPRWAVMTACIVAGGTAFAAGGDPFSGALRHRGLLRIVGTFLGCIAALTIMIATIRAPVVMLLLCCLWAGFCVWLSSLIKVENSYALGLAGYTALIIVVSVDANGSLLLAPQFAVERCSEIIIGIVCAILADMLFSPRSIKQDIDRAIDGLLVDHYKLMQLCVAHADKEEVDKAWTGLVRRTAALNGMRTHLMMESARWQNVNRRLQALNTLSLTLITQACETFLIQNTRQEYVPPQFHLFFEKPVDNIGDIHKRMKIMRRVITASGSKNTPVTIRNWVGAASRYLLLMKGIHTNSRISGMEEGVLAGEPVVKMRSAETRHALINGIRTFVATSIGSLFWLWSGWTSGSGAMVMLAVITALAMRMPNPLMMAKDFLYGMVVAIPLGSLYYMVLMPATQQSMLLLCIILGVMAFIGGLLIQRRQIGTLGALVGTINILTLDNPMTFNVSAFLDNALGQAIGCFLALLVILLIRDTSKARIGRTLLNRFMYSAVAAMTTNQARRRENHLPALYQQLFMLLNIFPGDVDKFRVALTLIVGHQRLRDAEIPVNSDLSAFHKQLRHTADHVIAARSDAKRRHYFERLLTELDIYQDKLQRYEAPLGVTEPVQRLAHVLKKYQNTLIQI